A genomic stretch from Natronogracilivirga saccharolytica includes:
- a CDS encoding nitroreductase family protein, with the protein MTDKVSFSPLNYHKPDTQELIDRSGSFLELMKKRRTVREFSSEPVPDEVIYNCIEAAGTAPSGAHMQPWHFVVVKNPEIKRQIRLAAEKEERTNYEMRYSEEMKKDISRLETNFEKPFLEHAPVLITVFKESYRLENQVRKKNYYVNESVGIATGMLITALHYSGLVALPHTPSPMRFLNQILKRPGNEVPTVLFPVGYPAENTKVPDLRRRPRNEIMTVI; encoded by the coding sequence ATGACTGACAAGGTATCGTTTTCTCCGCTGAATTATCACAAACCTGATACACAAGAACTGATTGACCGGTCCGGGTCATTTCTGGAACTCATGAAAAAAAGACGAACCGTTCGCGAGTTTTCCAGTGAACCGGTTCCGGATGAAGTTATTTACAACTGCATCGAAGCCGCCGGCACAGCCCCTTCCGGTGCACATATGCAGCCGTGGCACTTCGTAGTTGTTAAAAATCCGGAAATAAAAAGACAGATCCGCCTTGCTGCCGAGAAAGAAGAGCGCACCAATTATGAAATGCGCTACTCCGAAGAGATGAAAAAGGATATCTCCAGGCTCGAAACCAATTTTGAAAAACCGTTTCTGGAACATGCGCCGGTGCTTATCACCGTTTTCAAAGAATCCTATCGCCTGGAAAATCAAGTACGCAAAAAAAACTATTATGTAAATGAGTCGGTCGGAATCGCCACCGGCATGCTCATTACAGCGCTGCACTACTCCGGACTCGTTGCACTTCCCCACACCCCCAGCCCGATGCGCTTCCTGAACCAGATTCTCAAACGGCCGGGTAATGAAGTGCCGACCGTTCTGTTTCCTGTCGGATACCCGGCTGAAAATACAAAGGTCCCGGATCTCAGACGAAGACCCCGCAATGAAATTATGACGGTGATCTGA
- a CDS encoding S9 family peptidase, whose amino-acid sequence MTKGYNTIGQPELRSNPQHIYGRNTHRSGVKTTSAQFLASLTLVTALLISTATVASAQLNPEDVAGLKLVNSVVLHDDGEMLAYTITVPREADESVGGDYQELRLIDLSSGDDIGVVEAPSSAAAPAWVPGQDRLAFRMTDPDYHDAPQVYSVDFEGEDIKKHTSAPEGVMNFSFSPDGSHLAYTMRDAWPEEVQERRDQGYDMDVSGEDERHVRLWVKDDDVSEAMTPDDMTVWDFEWAPDSRRLAVRTTYGTGLDDEMMFSEIMMLDIRDGELELLAESQGKVATMTWSPDGSKFAFLAAKAINDPLPQRIYVTRVGDYVSDDITPEDYEGTPEWLVWKDDQTLRFVALEGTKTGLREIPVSGGEAELLMGGDLEIFRSASFDSSHELFAAPVDRRDHPPEVYLGNLRDGEWERLTYNNDFLDGVTLGRQETISWYGPDGLDIEGVVTYPQDFEEDGAYPLAILPHGGPEGTSIDGWNTRPLYPAQVLATNGYVVLKPNYRGSGGRGSWFTMANHRDLGGREFKDVIKGIDYLAYEGAIDPGKVGISGTSYGGYFSAWAGTRYSDRFAAAITFAGLSNWISFMGTTDIPHEMSITHWDLWWFENEGINWDRSPVAHIRGADTPILVAHGSADDRVHPEQSIQLHQFLELNEITTQLVMYPRQPHGLTERAHRIDFMERVLDWFDRYVKD is encoded by the coding sequence ATGACCAAAGGCTACAATACTATCGGACAACCGGAGCTCAGAAGCAATCCGCAGCACATATACGGGCGGAACACTCACCGGTCCGGCGTCAAAACAACATCAGCGCAATTTCTTGCATCGCTGACCCTGGTCACAGCGCTTCTCATTTCAACGGCAACTGTTGCATCCGCCCAGCTTAACCCGGAAGATGTAGCCGGTCTTAAACTGGTAAACAGCGTCGTTCTGCATGATGATGGAGAAATGCTGGCCTACACCATCACGGTTCCCCGGGAAGCGGATGAGTCTGTCGGGGGCGACTATCAGGAGCTGCGGCTGATTGACCTGTCATCCGGGGATGACATTGGCGTTGTTGAGGCACCTTCAAGCGCGGCTGCTCCGGCGTGGGTGCCCGGCCAGGACCGGCTTGCTTTCCGCATGACCGACCCGGATTATCATGATGCGCCGCAGGTCTATTCCGTCGACTTTGAAGGAGAGGACATCAAAAAGCATACTTCGGCCCCCGAAGGAGTGATGAACTTTTCGTTTTCACCGGACGGGTCGCACCTTGCCTACACCATGCGTGATGCCTGGCCGGAAGAGGTGCAGGAGCGCCGTGACCAAGGATATGATATGGATGTTTCAGGTGAAGATGAGCGTCATGTACGGTTGTGGGTAAAGGATGATGATGTATCCGAGGCGATGACTCCTGATGACATGACCGTATGGGATTTCGAGTGGGCGCCTGACAGCCGGAGGCTGGCGGTCAGAACGACCTACGGAACCGGACTGGATGACGAAATGATGTTCAGTGAAATCATGATGCTGGACATCCGTGACGGTGAGCTTGAGCTGCTGGCCGAGAGCCAGGGCAAGGTGGCCACAATGACCTGGTCGCCGGACGGATCGAAGTTTGCTTTCCTTGCGGCAAAAGCCATTAATGATCCCTTGCCGCAGCGCATTTATGTGACCAGGGTAGGGGACTACGTATCGGATGATATCACTCCTGAGGATTACGAGGGCACTCCGGAATGGCTGGTCTGGAAAGATGATCAGACCCTGCGGTTTGTGGCACTTGAGGGGACAAAAACCGGGCTTCGCGAAATCCCTGTATCCGGAGGTGAAGCTGAACTTCTCATGGGCGGTGATCTGGAAATATTCCGCTCCGCAAGCTTTGATTCATCACACGAACTGTTTGCTGCTCCTGTTGACCGCAGGGACCATCCGCCCGAAGTGTATCTCGGCAATTTGCGTGACGGTGAGTGGGAGCGTCTGACCTACAACAACGATTTTCTGGATGGTGTGACACTGGGCCGCCAGGAGACGATTTCATGGTACGGACCTGACGGGCTTGATATCGAAGGTGTGGTAACGTATCCGCAGGATTTTGAAGAAGACGGCGCCTATCCGCTTGCAATCCTGCCTCATGGCGGACCGGAAGGTACAAGCATCGACGGATGGAACACCCGTCCGCTGTATCCGGCCCAGGTGCTGGCTACGAACGGGTATGTGGTACTCAAGCCGAATTACCGCGGAAGCGGCGGAAGGGGCTCATGGTTTACCATGGCGAATCATCGTGATCTCGGGGGCCGTGAGTTCAAGGATGTTATCAAGGGGATTGACTACCTGGCCTATGAAGGTGCTATCGATCCCGGCAAAGTGGGAATTTCCGGCACTTCGTACGGCGGATACTTTTCGGCATGGGCGGGTACGCGCTATTCAGACCGTTTTGCCGCAGCGATTACCTTCGCCGGCCTGTCCAACTGGATTTCGTTTATGGGTACCACAGACATTCCGCACGAAATGTCTATAACACACTGGGATCTTTGGTGGTTTGAAAACGAGGGCATCAACTGGGACCGCTCGCCGGTTGCACATATCAGAGGTGCAGACACCCCGATTCTGGTGGCTCACGGATCAGCCGATGACCGCGTGCATCCCGAACAGTCCATTCAGCTTCATCAGTTTCTGGAGCTCAATGAAATAACTACGCAGCTCGTGATGTATCCGCGTCAGCCTCATGGCCTGACCGAGCGTGCGCATCGTATTGACTTCATGGAGCGCGTTCTGGACTGGTTTGACCGGTATGTGAAGGATTAA
- a CDS encoding gamma-glutamyltransferase family protein — translation MKKLITVIALIALISACRTAEPVIEPEKPRFSEVDAPTFYREAMSSDGMVVTAHPLGSKAGREMLEKGGNAVDAAVAAAFAIAVLEPNMSGLGGSGAMTFWSHEKGRADYLDFYAALGEDPDYALDIDPDSLRTRERGVAIPGMVDGLLQALEKYGNLERQAVLAPAIELAEEGFTVHHLLAHIFENYSDRFTHDEEAKAVFYPDGEPLRAGDRLVQPQLAEVLRKIATDGRDGFYSGEVAERTIETLSEGNSVLTLEDFENYSANWRGALCEEWDGRRILTSPPSLAGHEVILALKLLERSGIHHMDHPVADGEALGALVDAIRIAMADRTKWHGDPSYVDLPVAGMISDEYASLRAGAMGGDVPDTMHAGNPWTATERYTAPSACTGDGYFRLPLNIEKQDEDSLRQHIPSEYLEYAEEEDDDQQTTHISVVDSKGNAVSMTNTLGLYFGSGVFSDGIFYNSAATNFGGSYGSIRGPNRTAHSSTAPTIVLSGNKVELVAGSPGSGRIPPAVVSMIVHTLMYDLHPADAIRMPRVFPVPNNRRVRLERGFSAEALKTLNERGYVIAPSNYPMNMYFGGVQMIRVLEDGTMIGVSDPRRDGSPAGL, via the coding sequence ATGAAGAAACTTATTACCGTTATTGCTCTTATCGCACTGATCAGTGCATGCAGGACTGCCGAACCGGTTATCGAACCTGAAAAGCCCCGGTTTTCTGAAGTTGATGCCCCCACTTTTTACCGCGAGGCTATGAGTTCAGACGGCATGGTTGTCACCGCACATCCTCTTGGAAGCAAAGCCGGCAGGGAAATGCTTGAAAAAGGCGGAAATGCCGTTGACGCAGCCGTCGCCGCGGCATTTGCCATCGCCGTGCTGGAACCCAATATGTCCGGACTCGGCGGCAGCGGTGCCATGACGTTCTGGAGCCACGAAAAGGGCCGGGCCGACTATCTGGATTTTTATGCCGCACTGGGAGAAGATCCCGATTATGCACTCGACATTGATCCCGACTCACTTCGTACCCGCGAACGCGGCGTAGCCATCCCCGGCATGGTGGACGGTCTGCTTCAGGCGCTTGAAAAATACGGCAATCTGGAGCGCCAGGCGGTTTTGGCACCAGCCATAGAACTTGCAGAGGAAGGTTTTACCGTGCACCACCTGCTGGCACATATTTTCGAAAACTACTCCGACAGATTCACTCATGACGAAGAAGCCAAAGCCGTGTTCTATCCTGACGGTGAGCCGCTGCGTGCCGGTGACCGGCTGGTCCAGCCGCAGCTGGCCGAAGTGCTGCGTAAAATTGCAACAGATGGCCGCGACGGTTTTTACAGCGGCGAGGTTGCCGAACGCACCATTGAAACCCTTTCCGAAGGAAACAGTGTGCTGACACTTGAAGACTTCGAAAATTACAGTGCGAATTGGCGCGGCGCACTTTGCGAGGAGTGGGACGGAAGGCGCATTCTGACATCTCCCCCGTCACTTGCCGGACACGAAGTCATACTGGCACTGAAACTGCTGGAGCGAAGCGGCATTCACCATATGGATCATCCGGTTGCTGATGGAGAGGCTCTCGGAGCCCTCGTGGATGCCATCCGCATTGCCATGGCAGACCGCACAAAGTGGCACGGGGATCCTTCTTACGTAGACCTTCCTGTTGCGGGCATGATCAGCGATGAATATGCGTCACTGCGCGCCGGCGCTATGGGCGGAGATGTTCCCGATACCATGCATGCCGGAAATCCCTGGACCGCAACGGAACGCTACACAGCCCCTTCAGCGTGTACCGGCGATGGCTATTTCCGGCTGCCGCTGAATATTGAAAAGCAGGATGAGGACTCGCTCAGGCAGCACATCCCCTCTGAGTACCTTGAGTATGCTGAGGAGGAGGACGACGACCAGCAGACCACACATATATCTGTAGTCGACAGCAAAGGCAATGCGGTATCCATGACAAATACACTCGGATTGTATTTTGGGTCAGGTGTGTTTTCTGACGGCATTTTCTACAACTCGGCAGCGACCAATTTCGGAGGCAGCTACGGCAGCATCCGCGGACCCAACCGTACCGCTCACTCCAGCACCGCTCCAACCATCGTGCTCAGTGGCAACAAGGTCGAACTTGTCGCCGGTTCTCCGGGATCCGGACGTATTCCACCAGCCGTAGTCTCGATGATCGTCCACACACTGATGTATGATCTGCATCCGGCAGATGCCATCCGCATGCCGAGAGTATTTCCCGTTCCCAACAACCGTCGCGTCCGCCTCGAGCGCGGATTTTCAGCAGAAGCACTCAAAACCCTGAATGAGCGCGGATATGTCATTGCACCGTCAAACTACCCCATGAACATGTACTTCGGCGGAGTCCAGATGATACGCGTCCTTGAGGATGGTACCATGATCGGCGTCTCCGACCCGCGGCGAGACGGCAGCCCGGCAGGACTCTGA
- a CDS encoding S9 family peptidase: MKSVINGNATGVFWQPGAVLIAAMLLFTSCTGAGEVADGDRSAAGHTDAAGGEVLSLSDEDYRRAAALLNSELQSKVLRSNIRPEWIEDDYFWYRTRTDDGYRFYLVDAEGEERRDAFDHERLADSLSSVMDRSVSPGDLPFRTFDFRENRTVIDFESDSKRWECELEEYECRESELPVRPDDSVLSPDGKWAAFIRDYNIWVRDMASGEEHELTEGGEYRYGFGTNSQGWFRSDRPVLHWSPDSRKIATYRLDEREVSEMHLLEMAEDRPVPDSWPYALPGDSIVPMHERVVLDVAEQNKVWLDTDPSHQRTSNCCGLERDGQWADIMWSEDASKMAFVNTSRDYREVDLYIADTESGDVRHVFGEQAGTFFESNLTSRGKPNWRVLFERDQFIWYSRRDEWGHLYLYDLETGGEIGQMTTGDWNVVDVLHVDESDATVHFTGAGLEDDRDPYLKHLYSIHFSGLSDPGDQPEQAIVPAPELLSPEDANHVISASPSGRFYVDEYSSFTEPSVTVLRDKAGSEIMTVEEADIGPLEESDWRMPEPFQVKARDGETDLYGLKYKPSDFDPDESYPVVINIYPGPQIGSVGTRSFSPARRGQTHALAELGFIVIQLDALGTPLRSKSFHTAWYGDMADNGIEDQIAAVQQLAERHTWFDAERLGMYGHSGGGYATMSALLRFPGVFTAGVASAGNMDNRGYTYYWGEKYQGPRVRENDRDTFEDQAIWKKAGELEDHLLLTYGTMDDNVHPNTTLLLVDELIRENKDFDLIVMPNRNHGYANEAYHVRRTWDYFVRHLMQAEPPREFPLGK, encoded by the coding sequence ATGAAATCTGTAATAAATGGGAATGCAACCGGCGTTTTTTGGCAGCCGGGTGCCGTTTTGATTGCTGCGATGCTGCTGTTTACTTCATGCACAGGTGCTGGGGAAGTGGCCGACGGCGACAGATCAGCTGCAGGTCATACTGATGCAGCCGGTGGCGAGGTGCTGTCACTCAGCGATGAGGATTACCGGCGTGCCGCGGCGCTTCTGAACAGTGAACTTCAGTCCAAGGTGCTGCGCAGCAATATCCGTCCCGAATGGATTGAAGATGATTATTTTTGGTACCGGACGCGAACCGATGACGGCTACCGCTTTTATCTGGTGGATGCCGAAGGTGAGGAGCGCAGGGATGCGTTTGATCACGAGCGTCTGGCCGACTCGCTGTCCTCGGTAATGGACCGAAGCGTTTCGCCCGGAGACCTGCCGTTCCGCACATTTGATTTCCGCGAGAACAGAACGGTGATCGATTTTGAGTCGGACAGCAAGCGCTGGGAGTGCGAACTTGAGGAGTATGAGTGCCGCGAATCCGAACTGCCGGTGCGTCCGGATGACAGCGTGCTTTCGCCGGACGGGAAGTGGGCGGCGTTTATTCGCGATTATAATATTTGGGTGCGTGATATGGCCAGCGGGGAGGAGCACGAACTGACTGAAGGGGGGGAGTACCGGTATGGATTCGGGACGAACTCACAGGGGTGGTTCCGGTCCGACCGACCAGTGCTGCACTGGTCGCCGGATTCCCGCAAGATAGCTACCTATCGTCTCGATGAGCGGGAGGTTTCTGAAATGCATTTGCTGGAGATGGCCGAGGACCGGCCGGTTCCGGATTCCTGGCCGTATGCCCTGCCGGGTGACTCCATCGTTCCGATGCACGAACGTGTGGTCCTCGATGTGGCTGAGCAGAACAAAGTGTGGCTGGATACCGATCCTTCGCACCAGCGCACCTCAAATTGCTGCGGGCTGGAGCGCGACGGTCAGTGGGCCGATATTATGTGGAGTGAGGATGCCTCGAAAATGGCGTTTGTGAACACATCGCGCGATTACCGCGAGGTGGATCTGTACATCGCCGACACAGAGTCGGGTGATGTGCGCCATGTATTCGGCGAGCAGGCCGGGACATTTTTCGAATCCAATCTGACCTCGCGGGGCAAGCCTAACTGGCGGGTTCTTTTTGAGCGTGATCAGTTTATCTGGTACTCAAGGCGGGATGAATGGGGACATCTTTATTTATACGATCTGGAAACCGGCGGGGAGATCGGGCAGATGACCACCGGTGACTGGAATGTGGTGGATGTGCTGCATGTAGATGAGTCCGACGCTACCGTCCATTTTACGGGTGCCGGACTTGAAGATGACCGCGACCCTTATCTGAAACATCTCTACAGCATCCATTTTTCCGGCCTGTCTGATCCCGGGGATCAGCCCGAACAGGCCATAGTCCCGGCTCCGGAACTGCTGAGTCCCGAAGATGCCAATCACGTGATTTCAGCGTCGCCGTCAGGACGGTTTTATGTGGATGAGTACTCCTCGTTCACCGAACCGTCGGTTACGGTGCTGCGTGACAAGGCCGGCTCGGAGATCATGACTGTGGAAGAGGCTGATATCGGGCCGCTGGAGGAGTCCGACTGGCGGATGCCTGAGCCGTTTCAGGTCAAAGCACGCGACGGGGAGACTGATTTATACGGTTTAAAGTACAAACCCTCGGATTTCGATCCCGATGAAAGCTATCCGGTTGTGATCAACATCTATCCCGGTCCGCAAATCGGAAGTGTTGGAACCCGCAGTTTTTCACCGGCCCGGCGCGGGCAGACACATGCACTGGCTGAACTCGGATTCATCGTAATTCAGCTTGATGCGCTGGGTACTCCGCTGCGCTCGAAGTCATTTCACACTGCCTGGTACGGAGACATGGCCGACAACGGCATTGAAGACCAGATCGCTGCTGTGCAGCAGCTTGCCGAACGTCACACCTGGTTCGATGCCGAACGGCTGGGCATGTACGGTCACTCCGGCGGCGGATATGCCACGATGAGTGCACTGCTCCGGTTTCCCGGTGTCTTTACTGCGGGTGTGGCCAGTGCGGGCAACATGGATAACCGGGGCTATACCTACTACTGGGGGGAGAAATACCAGGGTCCGCGGGTCAGGGAAAATGACCGGGATACCTTCGAGGATCAGGCCATCTGGAAAAAGGCTGGAGAACTGGAGGACCACCTTCTTCTGACCTACGGCACGATGGACGACAATGTCCATCCCAATACGACCCTGCTTCTCGTGGATGAGCTTATCAGGGAGAATAAGGACTTTGACCTGATTGTCATGCCCAACAGGAATCACGGATATGCCAACGAGGCCTATCATGTGCGCCGCACGTGGGATTACTTTGTGAGGCATCTGATGCAGGCCGAGCCGCCACGGGAATTTCCGCTGGGCAAATGA
- the rmuC gene encoding DNA recombination protein RmuC codes for MIDLISLLMLLLGLAAGSLLMFFYLRGESARLRERIESLSQEQNQLQTETITLRERNNNLLQQLESLEKERSGLMEQNRDLNSSLTETRTTNRHLEEKLSSFKKEIEEIQTGFRDQFKVLADEIMEEKSKKFSEQNKVNIEQLLNPLGEKIKTFEKRVEETYKEDVRDRISLKEQISQLSELNNKMTREAGNLTRALKGESKSQGSWGEMILERILEKSGLRKDREYVVQPSFTDDGRRKQPDVIIHLPDEKHLVIDSKVSLIAYEKYVSAEEQEDRAMHIKDHIRSVRKHIKELSEKNYQNIYGINSPDFVLMFMPVEPAFGLAIEHDSELYNDAFDKNIVLVSPTTLLATLATISNIWKQEHQNQNAVEIADAGGKLYDKFVGFAEDLVDLGKRLDQTRKSYDGAMNKLQDGRGNLIRQAERMRDLGARSSKTLPASVGSRYELDDNIPSDDRSETARDPENRNKTGNETEMEAKPDNSAGR; via the coding sequence ATGATTGATCTTATTTCACTTCTGATGCTGCTGCTGGGACTGGCTGCAGGTTCGCTGCTGATGTTTTTTTATCTCCGGGGCGAATCTGCCAGACTGCGTGAGCGTATCGAAAGCCTTTCCCAGGAACAGAATCAGCTGCAAACAGAGACCATTACCCTGCGCGAACGAAACAACAACCTTCTGCAGCAGCTGGAATCCCTGGAAAAGGAGCGCTCCGGTCTGATGGAGCAAAACCGGGACCTGAATTCCAGCCTTACCGAAACCCGGACGACAAATCGCCACCTGGAGGAAAAACTCAGTTCATTTAAAAAAGAGATTGAAGAGATTCAGACCGGCTTCCGCGACCAGTTCAAGGTGCTGGCCGATGAGATCATGGAGGAGAAGAGTAAAAAGTTCAGCGAACAAAACAAGGTGAACATTGAGCAGCTTCTCAATCCGCTGGGAGAAAAAATTAAAACGTTTGAAAAGAGAGTGGAAGAAACCTACAAGGAGGATGTGCGCGACCGCATCTCGCTCAAAGAGCAGATCTCGCAGCTGAGTGAACTCAACAACAAGATGACCCGGGAAGCGGGAAACCTGACACGTGCCCTCAAAGGCGAATCCAAATCACAGGGATCCTGGGGGGAGATGATTCTGGAACGCATACTTGAAAAATCCGGTCTTCGCAAAGATCGTGAATATGTCGTCCAGCCCTCGTTCACCGATGACGGGCGGCGCAAGCAGCCGGATGTGATCATTCATCTTCCCGATGAAAAGCACCTGGTCATCGACTCAAAAGTCTCCCTGATTGCCTATGAAAAATATGTTTCGGCCGAAGAGCAGGAAGACCGCGCCATGCATATCAAAGACCACATCCGCTCTGTGCGAAAACATATCAAGGAGCTCAGCGAAAAAAACTATCAGAATATCTACGGCATCAACAGCCCCGATTTTGTGCTGATGTTCATGCCGGTTGAGCCGGCTTTCGGTCTGGCTATTGAACACGACAGCGAACTCTACAATGACGCCTTCGACAAGAATATTGTGCTGGTTTCCCCTACCACTCTGCTGGCTACACTCGCAACCATCTCCAACATCTGGAAACAGGAACATCAAAACCAGAATGCGGTTGAAATCGCCGATGCCGGAGGCAAGCTTTATGACAAATTTGTCGGCTTCGCCGAAGACCTGGTGGACCTTGGCAAACGGCTCGATCAGACCCGGAAAAGCTATGACGGAGCCATGAACAAACTTCAGGATGGCCGCGGAAATCTGATCCGCCAGGCGGAACGTATGCGTGACCTCGGTGCCAGATCAAGCAAAACACTTCCTGCTTCCGTCGGATCAAGGTACGAGCTTGACGATAACATTCCTTCTGATGACCGCTCGGAAACTGCCCGGGACCCTGAAAATCGTAATAAGACCGGCAATGAGACCGAAATGGAAGCAAAACCGGACAACAGCGCAGGCCGCTGA
- a CDS encoding Smr/MutS family protein, translated as MADEEWHSDDAVEYPINGVLDLHVFPPSEVHDLVPEYLRACREKGILTVRIIHGKGTGTLRRIVHSVLESLPWVNRYHLGGHGCGSWGATIAYLDPPDINP; from the coding sequence ATGGCTGATGAGGAATGGCATTCTGACGACGCAGTGGAATACCCGATCAACGGGGTGCTGGACCTCCACGTGTTCCCCCCTTCCGAGGTACACGACCTGGTTCCCGAATACCTACGCGCATGTCGTGAAAAGGGCATACTGACCGTGCGAATCATCCATGGAAAAGGAACCGGCACCCTGCGAAGAATTGTGCATTCCGTGCTTGAGTCATTGCCCTGGGTAAACCGGTATCATCTTGGCGGACACGGCTGCGGAAGCTGGGGCGCAACTATCGCCTACCTGGACCCGCCTGATATAAACCCCTGA
- the msrA gene encoding peptide-methionine (S)-S-oxide reductase MsrA, giving the protein MSNEKKATFGAGCFWCVEAVFQRVEGVKSVVSGYSGGRKDEASYRIVSTGETNHAEVVQITYDPEVISYDDLLYIFWRTHDPTTLNRQGADVGPQYRSVVFYHDDFQRERAEHYKKKLDESGVFDDPIVTEVSALDAFYEAEDYHQNYFERNPDQGYCQMVIRPKLDKFKSLFEDKLRDEYRPE; this is encoded by the coding sequence ATGTCCAACGAAAAAAAAGCAACCTTCGGTGCCGGATGTTTCTGGTGCGTTGAAGCCGTTTTTCAGCGCGTCGAAGGCGTGAAGTCAGTTGTGTCCGGTTACTCAGGCGGGCGAAAAGATGAAGCCTCCTACCGCATCGTCAGTACTGGCGAAACCAATCATGCCGAGGTTGTCCAGATAACCTACGATCCGGAAGTCATTTCATATGATGATCTGCTGTACATCTTCTGGCGGACCCACGATCCCACCACACTGAACCGCCAGGGCGCGGATGTCGGCCCGCAGTACCGGTCAGTCGTGTTTTATCACGATGACTTTCAGCGCGAGCGTGCCGAACACTACAAAAAGAAACTGGATGAATCCGGCGTGTTCGATGATCCGATTGTAACCGAAGTTTCCGCTCTGGATGCGTTTTATGAGGCGGAGGATTATCATCAGAACTATTTCGAACGCAACCCGGATCAGGGGTACTGCCAGATGGTGATCCGTCCGAAACTGGACAAGTTCAAATCGCTTTTCGAAGACAAGCTTCGCGATGAGTACCGGCCGGAATAA
- a CDS encoding pyridoxamine 5'-phosphate oxidase family protein has protein sequence MKLVTSLEEVLDQIWRNLSEAVGKKGHPFRYPVISTISRDKPLQRTVVLRSLFVTGRTLLFHTDNRSRKVSDLRVNPRLSWLFYDDSRRVQLHFESRCELHEPGSELYENEWNKLVPGERRIYCVKHAPGTPIVKPHQAWPEDILNSPLNEDDVAAGKENFCVITAELTKLDWLQLHPEGEHRALFHWKDDEWKGSWVCP, from the coding sequence ATGAAACTAGTCACATCACTTGAAGAAGTACTGGATCAAATCTGGAGAAATCTGTCCGAAGCGGTTGGAAAAAAAGGACATCCGTTCCGCTATCCCGTTATCAGTACCATTTCGCGGGACAAGCCGCTGCAGCGGACGGTCGTATTGCGGAGTTTGTTTGTGACCGGCCGTACCCTGCTTTTCCACACGGACAACAGATCGAGGAAGGTATCCGATCTGCGTGTGAACCCGCGGCTGAGCTGGCTGTTTTACGACGATTCCAGGCGGGTGCAGCTCCATTTTGAATCACGGTGCGAACTTCACGAACCCGGTTCCGAGCTCTATGAAAATGAGTGGAATAAACTGGTGCCCGGGGAGCGGAGAATTTACTGTGTGAAACACGCTCCGGGTACACCGATTGTCAAACCTCATCAGGCCTGGCCCGAAGATATTTTGAATTCGCCGCTCAATGAGGATGATGTGGCAGCGGGAAAAGAAAACTTTTGTGTGATAACAGCCGAGCTGACAAAGCTGGACTGGCTGCAGCTGCATCCGGAAGGAGAACACCGTGCGCTTTTTCACTGGAAAGATGATGAATGGAAGGGCAGCTGGGTCTGTCCGTGA